The Nocardioides humi genome includes a region encoding these proteins:
- a CDS encoding AMP-dependent synthetase/ligase — protein MREYSTPLTIELPAGNLTDDVVRNAADAPDAVQFSRATGDGGWDDVTCAAFLDEVTAVAKGLVAAGIGAGDRVALISRTRYEWTLLDYAVWFAGAATVPIYESSSEEQINWILSDSGTRAVVCEDAGHRSRVEATRDALPALEHLWTIEDDAIATLIALGAEVSDADLEARRTTTGPADLATLIYTSGTTGRPKGCMLTHDNFQTELGVAVAELERLFDADDASTLLFLPLAHVFARIIQVGCVKSRTRLGHSADIKNLLPQLATFRPTFILAVPRVFEKVFNTASQRATADGKGRIFDRAAETAIAYSRALDGGRVPLRVRAQHALFSRLVYGRLRAALGGNCEFAVSGGAPLGDRLGHFYRGIGVTVLEGYGLTETTAALTVNLPDAQKVGTVGRPIPGTAVRIADDGELLFRGGQVFTGYWNNPEATAEAIDADGWFHTGDVGEVDDEGFVRITGRKKEILVTAGGKNVAPAVLEDRVRASALVSQCLVVGDGQPFIAALVTIDEEAFPAWAEQHGKTGKVADLVDDEDLRAEVQAAVDEANKAVSKAESIRKFTILPADWTEEAGQVTPSLKLKRNVVMRECRDEIAALYS, from the coding sequence ATGCGCGAGTACTCCACCCCGCTGACCATCGAGCTCCCCGCGGGCAATCTCACCGACGACGTGGTCCGCAACGCGGCCGACGCGCCCGACGCGGTCCAGTTCAGCCGGGCGACCGGCGACGGCGGCTGGGACGACGTCACCTGCGCCGCCTTCCTCGACGAGGTCACGGCCGTGGCGAAGGGCCTCGTGGCAGCGGGGATCGGGGCCGGCGACCGGGTCGCGCTCATCTCGCGCACCCGCTACGAGTGGACGCTGCTCGACTACGCCGTCTGGTTCGCGGGCGCGGCGACGGTGCCGATCTACGAGTCCTCCTCCGAGGAGCAGATCAACTGGATCCTGTCCGACTCCGGCACCCGCGCCGTGGTCTGCGAGGACGCCGGCCACCGCAGCCGGGTCGAGGCCACCCGGGACGCGCTGCCCGCGCTCGAGCACCTGTGGACCATCGAGGACGACGCGATCGCGACCCTGATCGCGCTGGGCGCCGAGGTCTCCGACGCCGACCTGGAGGCCCGTCGTACGACGACCGGGCCGGCGGACCTCGCGACCCTGATCTACACCTCGGGCACCACGGGCCGCCCCAAGGGCTGCATGCTCACCCACGACAACTTCCAGACCGAGCTCGGCGTCGCGGTCGCCGAGCTGGAGCGGCTCTTCGACGCCGACGACGCCTCGACGCTGCTCTTCCTGCCGCTGGCGCACGTGTTCGCGCGGATCATCCAGGTGGGCTGCGTGAAGTCCCGCACCCGCCTGGGCCACAGCGCCGACATCAAGAACCTGCTCCCCCAGCTGGCGACCTTCCGCCCGACCTTCATCCTCGCGGTGCCCCGCGTGTTCGAGAAGGTCTTCAACACCGCGTCCCAGCGGGCCACGGCCGACGGCAAGGGCCGGATCTTCGACCGGGCCGCGGAGACCGCGATCGCCTACTCACGGGCGCTCGACGGCGGCCGGGTGCCCCTGCGGGTCCGCGCGCAGCACGCGCTGTTCTCCCGCCTGGTCTACGGCCGGCTGCGCGCGGCGCTCGGCGGCAACTGCGAGTTCGCCGTCTCGGGCGGCGCGCCGCTCGGCGACCGGCTCGGCCACTTCTACCGCGGCATCGGCGTCACCGTGCTCGAGGGCTACGGCCTCACCGAGACCACGGCGGCGCTGACGGTCAACCTCCCCGACGCGCAGAAGGTCGGCACCGTCGGGCGACCGATCCCCGGCACCGCCGTACGGATCGCCGACGACGGCGAGCTGCTGTTCCGGGGCGGCCAGGTCTTCACGGGCTACTGGAACAACCCGGAGGCGACCGCCGAGGCGATCGACGCGGACGGCTGGTTCCACACCGGCGACGTCGGCGAGGTCGACGACGAGGGGTTCGTGCGGATCACCGGCCGCAAGAAGGAGATCCTGGTCACCGCCGGCGGCAAGAACGTCGCGCCGGCCGTGCTCGAGGACCGGGTGCGCGCCTCGGCCCTGGTCAGCCAGTGCCTGGTCGTCGGCGACGGCCAGCCGTTCATCGCCGCGCTCGTCACCATCGACGAGGAGGCCTTCCCGGCGTGGGCCGAGCAGCACGGCAAGACCGGCAAGGTCGCCGACCTGGTCGACGACGAGGACCTGCGCGCCGAGGTCCAGGCCGCCGTCGACGAGGCCAACAAGGCCGTCTCCAAGGCGGAGTCGATCCGGAAGTTCACGATCCTGCCCGCGGACTGGACCGAGGAGGCCGGGCAGGTGACCCCCAGCCTCAAGCTCAAGCGGAACGTCGTGATGCGCGAGTGCCGCGACGAGATCGCGGCGCTGTACTCCTGA
- the cpaB gene encoding Flp pilus assembly protein CpaB: protein MLLVVAAVIAALGVGLVFVFARGAESRAAEKYQTTNVVTVAAGKTVLPGESIKSALDTGKLAETAVPQGQVLDAALRQDDLGDLDGKVALTTLFAGEQLLSTKFGGVGDTVDVASLPLPTGMIAKPESFDLPVGSFIEPGSQLAVFLTVNPSTPTCLLIDRVTVLSKGAQTETTTDGGSTEGSAPALHLAVTQQQFEWLQDGRERGKLSVALLNSESEVKLDKTGPCASIRGSE from the coding sequence TTGTTGCTCGTCGTGGCCGCGGTGATCGCCGCGCTCGGCGTCGGGCTCGTGTTCGTCTTCGCCCGCGGCGCCGAGTCGCGCGCGGCGGAGAAGTACCAGACGACGAACGTCGTCACCGTCGCCGCCGGGAAGACGGTCCTCCCCGGCGAGAGCATCAAGTCCGCGCTCGACACCGGCAAGCTCGCCGAGACCGCCGTCCCCCAGGGCCAGGTCCTCGACGCCGCGCTGCGCCAGGACGACCTCGGCGACCTCGACGGCAAGGTCGCGCTGACCACGCTGTTCGCCGGCGAGCAGCTGCTCTCCACCAAGTTCGGCGGCGTCGGCGACACCGTCGACGTGGCGTCGCTGCCCCTGCCGACCGGCATGATCGCCAAGCCGGAGTCCTTCGACCTCCCCGTGGGCTCGTTCATCGAGCCCGGCTCCCAGCTCGCCGTCTTCCTGACCGTCAACCCGAGCACGCCGACCTGCCTGCTCATCGACCGGGTGACCGTGCTGTCCAAGGGCGCGCAGACCGAGACCACGACCGACGGCGGCTCCACCGAGGGCAGCGCCCCTGCGCTCCACCTCGCCGTCACCCAGCAGCAGTTCGAGTGGCTCCAGGACGGCCGGGAGCGCGGCAAGCTGTCGGTGGCCCTGCTGAACTCCGAGAGCGAGGTCAAGCTCGACAAGACCGGACCCTGCGCCTCGATCCGCGGGAGCGAGTGA
- a CDS encoding AAA family ATPase, whose translation MPVLVEQDPALVDSLVRAMPTGSHAVATTDRALAWLDQHPDEYVVALGPSVELLSALATAEELRIKRPTVSVILVREQFDTEVLTRAMHAGVRDVVVAGGDEKALTSAVERAHQLYQALRGPGGARQLGRVVTVFSPKGGVGKTTSSVNLALALTDRGARKVCLVDLDLAFGDVAITMQLFPTHSIEQAVGSEDSIDLAMLEGLLTRHQDTLTVLAAPAHPDVRERVTPLLISRILRALRDGFDYIVVDTSPSFDDATLTALDETDECVIVATLDVPTLKNVKVALETMDMLSIARGHRHLLLNRADEQVGISVEKVESILGMPVSAQVATAVDIAAATNAGTPIVSHKPGHPASLAYAHLAASVTGEPVAPPATASPAQPEQPRSRGLFRRGRG comes from the coding sequence ATGCCGGTTCTCGTCGAGCAGGATCCCGCCCTCGTCGACAGCCTGGTGCGCGCCATGCCCACCGGCTCGCACGCGGTCGCCACGACCGACCGCGCGCTGGCGTGGCTCGACCAGCACCCCGACGAGTACGTCGTCGCGCTCGGCCCGTCGGTCGAGCTCCTCTCGGCGCTCGCCACCGCCGAGGAGCTGCGCATCAAGCGGCCGACGGTCAGCGTCATCCTGGTCCGCGAGCAGTTCGACACCGAGGTGCTCACCCGCGCCATGCACGCCGGCGTCCGCGACGTGGTCGTCGCGGGCGGCGACGAGAAGGCGCTGACCAGCGCCGTCGAGCGCGCCCACCAGCTCTACCAGGCCCTGCGCGGGCCCGGCGGCGCCCGCCAGCTCGGCCGGGTCGTCACCGTCTTCTCCCCCAAGGGCGGCGTCGGCAAGACGACGTCCTCGGTCAACCTGGCGCTCGCGCTCACCGACCGCGGCGCCCGCAAGGTCTGCCTGGTCGACCTCGACCTCGCCTTCGGCGACGTGGCCATCACCATGCAGCTCTTCCCGACGCACTCGATCGAGCAGGCCGTCGGGTCGGAGGACTCCATCGACCTCGCGATGCTCGAGGGCCTGCTGACCCGGCACCAGGACACGCTGACCGTGCTCGCCGCGCCGGCCCATCCCGACGTACGGGAGCGGGTGACGCCGCTGCTGATCTCGCGCATCCTGCGGGCCCTGCGCGACGGCTTCGACTACATCGTGGTCGACACCTCGCCGTCCTTCGACGACGCGACGCTGACCGCGCTGGACGAGACCGACGAGTGCGTGATCGTCGCGACGCTCGACGTCCCCACGCTCAAGAACGTCAAGGTCGCGCTCGAGACCATGGACATGCTCAGCATCGCCCGCGGGCACCGGCACCTGCTGCTCAACCGCGCCGACGAGCAGGTCGGCATCAGCGTCGAGAAGGTCGAGAGCATCCTCGGCATGCCGGTGAGCGCCCAGGTCGCCACGGCGGTCGACATCGCCGCGGCCACCAACGCCGGTACGCCGATCGTCTCGCACAAGCCGGGCCACCCCGCGAGCCTCGCCTACGCCCACCTGGCGGCGTCGGTGACCGGCGAGCCGGTGGCCCCGCCGGCCACCGCGTCCCCTGCGCAGCCCGAGCAGCCGCGCTCGCGCGGCCTGTTCCGCCGCGGGAGGGGCTGA
- a CDS encoding CpaF family protein, whose translation MSSLSERLAAARREAAAQGKHAATPAADAELLADVVGATEQTTPMPAAAPAQAEQKIPGPLSSRAAAAAGESRGGRRIAGTETDRLEDLKASVHAELIKQLGPHLYDAEMDQEELDQTVRSVLSDVLGAQDRPLSAADRARVTQEITDDILGYGPIDPYLRDPEVSEVMVNGHDDVWLERDGRLTKAEAHFADEAHLRRTIDKIVSRIGRRVDESSPMVDARLPDGSRVNAIVPPLAIDGSALTIRKFSTDPLTVQDLINFGSLTPQTADFLDACVRGRLNIIVSGGTGAGKTTTLNVLSSFIPTDERIVTIEDAAELQLKQDHVVRLESRPANIEGKGAVTIRDLVRNSLRMRPDRIFVGEVRDASALDMLQAMNTGHDGSICTLHSNGPATRSPAWRRWS comes from the coding sequence GTGTCCAGCCTCTCCGAGCGCCTCGCCGCTGCCCGCCGCGAGGCCGCGGCCCAGGGCAAGCACGCCGCCACGCCAGCGGCGGACGCCGAGCTCCTCGCCGACGTCGTCGGCGCGACCGAGCAGACCACCCCGATGCCGGCCGCCGCGCCCGCGCAGGCCGAGCAGAAGATCCCCGGCCCGCTGTCGTCCCGGGCGGCGGCCGCCGCCGGGGAGAGCCGGGGCGGCCGCCGGATCGCGGGGACCGAGACCGACCGCCTCGAGGACCTCAAGGCGAGCGTGCACGCCGAGCTGATCAAGCAGCTCGGCCCGCACCTCTACGACGCCGAGATGGACCAGGAGGAGCTCGACCAGACGGTCCGCTCCGTCCTCTCCGACGTGCTCGGGGCCCAGGACCGGCCGCTCAGCGCGGCCGACCGGGCACGGGTCACGCAGGAGATCACCGACGACATCCTCGGCTACGGCCCGATCGACCCCTACCTGCGCGACCCCGAGGTCTCCGAGGTGATGGTCAACGGCCACGACGACGTCTGGCTGGAGCGGGACGGCCGGCTGACGAAGGCCGAGGCCCACTTCGCCGACGAGGCCCACCTGCGCCGGACCATCGACAAGATCGTGTCCCGCATCGGCCGTCGCGTCGACGAGTCCTCTCCCATGGTCGACGCCCGCCTGCCCGACGGCAGCCGCGTCAACGCCATCGTCCCGCCGTTGGCGATCGACGGCTCCGCGCTCACCATCCGGAAGTTCTCGACCGACCCGCTGACCGTGCAGGACCTGATCAACTTCGGGTCGCTGACGCCGCAGACGGCCGACTTCCTCGACGCCTGCGTCCGCGGCCGGCTCAACATCATCGTCTCCGGCGGCACGGGCGCCGGGAAGACGACCACGCTCAACGTGCTGTCGTCCTTCATCCCCACCGACGAGCGGATCGTGACGATCGAGGACGCCGCCGAGCTCCAGCTCAAGCAGGACCACGTCGTCCGGCTGGAGTCGCGGCCCGCCAACATCGAGGGCAAGGGCGCCGTGACCATCCGCGACCTGGTCCGCAACAGCCTGCGCATGCGCCCCGACCGCATCTTCGTCGGCGAGGTCCGCGACGCCTCCGCGCTCGACATGCTCCAGGCCATGAACACCGGCCACGACGGCTCGATCTGCACGCTGCACTCCAACGGCCCCGCGACACGCTCTCCCGCATGGAGACGATGGTCATGA
- a CDS encoding type II secretion system F family protein, producing the protein MTAARTLRLGAAALLVALLGLLPGGPAYAEDGGIAHVESTGDGIRILVDVPAGARVDLSGATATLDGEKLDATATSTTSGSAVKRTTVLLIDTSNSMRKQGRFAAAQRAATTYLDAVPDDVEVGIVTFDSAVEVALEPTTDRSAARTVIDGLSLRRNTLLYDGILAATDLAGDSGQRSLLLLSDGADAGSSASLEDATAAIEDAGTRVHIVGLDLDEDQLAPLRTIAAAGKGDVITSSGSALAAAFAEQAEALADQVLVTAPLPSGFSATVATVQVTLPTSDGEPVVARALAPVEAASTPGAAVPLPTIADEGAGWTAPDWLLWVGIGVFAVGLVAVAVLLVPARPAPMSIADRVTAYSTRVTGLEERQQKPQAEPVLDQARAAAAEILERNSALNERMTRRLAAAGSEFKPSEWLLLHIGSVLAGGVVGLLLGKGSIVLGLLFMLLGLVAPPVYLRLMAGRRRRAFDAALPEVLQLLSGALSAGLSLAQAVDTVVREGPEPIASEFKRVLVEARIGVSIEDAFEGVAARFQSKDFGWAVMAIRIQRQVGGNLAELLTTVAATMRERQFLRRHVRALSAEGRLSAIILCALPVLFLAFLFLTNRQFLDPLIHDPRGWILSGFGIVWMVIGSFWMSRMVKVDM; encoded by the coding sequence ATGACCGCGGCGCGCACCCTGCGCCTCGGGGCGGCCGCGCTGCTGGTCGCCCTGCTCGGCCTGCTGCCCGGCGGCCCGGCGTACGCCGAGGACGGCGGCATCGCGCACGTCGAGTCCACCGGCGACGGCATCCGGATCCTGGTCGACGTCCCGGCCGGCGCCCGGGTCGACCTGTCCGGCGCGACCGCGACCCTGGACGGCGAGAAGCTCGACGCGACCGCCACGAGCACGACCTCCGGGTCGGCCGTGAAGCGCACGACCGTGCTGCTCATCGACACCAGCAACTCGATGCGCAAGCAGGGCCGGTTCGCGGCCGCCCAGCGCGCCGCGACGACCTACCTGGACGCCGTCCCCGACGACGTCGAGGTCGGCATCGTCACCTTCGACAGCGCCGTCGAGGTCGCCCTCGAGCCGACCACCGACCGCAGCGCCGCCCGCACCGTCATCGACGGGCTGTCCCTGCGGCGCAACACCCTGCTGTACGACGGCATCCTCGCCGCCACCGACCTCGCCGGCGACAGCGGCCAGCGCTCGCTGCTGCTCCTCTCGGACGGCGCCGACGCCGGGAGCAGCGCCTCCCTCGAGGACGCCACCGCCGCGATCGAGGACGCCGGCACCCGGGTCCACATCGTCGGGCTCGACCTCGACGAGGACCAGCTGGCCCCGCTGCGCACCATCGCGGCGGCCGGGAAGGGCGACGTCATCACCTCGAGCGGGTCCGCGCTGGCCGCCGCCTTCGCCGAGCAGGCCGAGGCGCTCGCCGACCAGGTGCTCGTCACCGCTCCCCTCCCCTCGGGCTTCTCGGCCACGGTCGCGACGGTCCAGGTCACCCTGCCGACGAGCGACGGCGAGCCGGTCGTGGCCCGCGCCCTCGCCCCGGTCGAGGCCGCCAGCACCCCGGGCGCCGCGGTCCCGCTGCCCACCATCGCCGACGAGGGCGCCGGCTGGACGGCGCCGGACTGGCTGCTGTGGGTCGGCATCGGTGTCTTCGCCGTGGGCCTGGTCGCGGTGGCCGTCCTGCTCGTGCCCGCGCGCCCGGCCCCGATGAGCATCGCGGACCGGGTGACGGCGTACAGCACCCGGGTGACCGGGCTCGAGGAGCGCCAGCAGAAGCCGCAGGCCGAGCCCGTGCTCGACCAGGCCAGAGCCGCGGCCGCGGAGATCCTCGAGCGCAACAGCGCGCTCAACGAGCGGATGACCCGGCGGCTGGCCGCCGCCGGCAGCGAGTTCAAGCCCTCGGAGTGGCTGCTGCTCCACATCGGCTCCGTGCTGGCCGGCGGCGTCGTCGGGCTGCTGCTCGGCAAGGGCAGCATCGTCCTCGGCCTCCTGTTCATGCTGCTCGGGTTGGTCGCACCGCCCGTCTACCTGCGCCTCATGGCGGGCCGCCGGCGCCGGGCCTTCGACGCCGCGCTCCCCGAGGTCCTCCAGCTGCTCTCCGGCGCGCTGAGCGCCGGGCTCTCGCTGGCCCAGGCCGTCGACACGGTCGTCCGCGAGGGGCCCGAGCCGATCGCCTCGGAGTTCAAGCGGGTGCTCGTCGAGGCCCGGATCGGCGTGTCCATCGAGGACGCCTTCGAGGGCGTCGCGGCCCGGTTCCAGAGCAAGGACTTCGGCTGGGCCGTGATGGCGATCCGGATCCAGCGCCAGGTCGGCGGCAACCTCGCCGAGCTGCTCACCACGGTCGCGGCCACGATGCGCGAGCGGCAGTTCCTGCGCCGGCACGTCCGCGCGCTCTCCGCCGAGGGACGGCTGTCCGCCATCATCCTGTGCGCGCTGCCGGTGCTCTTCCTCGCGTTCCTGTTCCTGACCAACCGCCAGTTCCTCGATCCGCTGATCCACGACCCGCGCGGCTGGATCCTCTCCGGCTTCGGCATCGTCTGGATGGTCATCGGGAGCTTCTGGATGTCCCGCATGGTGAAGGTGGACATGTGA
- a CDS encoding type II secretion system F family protein, giving the protein MLLLLAFVLLLAAIAAVGAAFTKEQPQGLARALEALERSGPAGHELAEEADRPFADRILAPFQARALALGRRLTGADKADRIRRRLDFAGNPRGWTIDRVLSTKVLCAVVLPVLVVAYGALLGGSLTTLVVIAIAAAVLGFFGPDLYLYNKAAHRADQIKRSLADAVDLLTISVEAGLGFDAAVQQVARNTDGPVAEEFSRVLREMQLGMSRSEALKAMGARSNVDDLHTFVGSMVQADAFGIPISQVLRVQSSEIRVKRRQYAEAKAQQVPVKIMIPLILFILPCLFIVVMGPAVLNALDAFNGK; this is encoded by the coding sequence ATGCTGCTCCTGCTCGCCTTCGTGCTCCTCCTCGCCGCCATCGCCGCGGTCGGCGCCGCCTTCACCAAGGAGCAGCCCCAGGGGCTGGCCCGCGCCCTCGAGGCGCTGGAGCGCTCCGGACCCGCCGGTCACGAGCTCGCCGAGGAGGCGGACCGGCCGTTCGCGGACCGGATCCTGGCGCCCTTCCAGGCCCGCGCCCTCGCCCTCGGCCGACGGCTGACCGGCGCCGACAAGGCCGACCGGATCCGCCGCCGGCTCGACTTCGCCGGCAACCCGCGGGGCTGGACGATCGACCGGGTGCTCTCGACGAAGGTCCTCTGCGCCGTGGTCCTCCCGGTGCTGGTGGTCGCCTACGGCGCCCTGCTCGGCGGCTCGCTCACCACCCTCGTCGTGATTGCCATCGCCGCCGCCGTGCTGGGCTTCTTCGGCCCCGACCTCTACCTCTACAACAAGGCCGCGCACCGCGCCGACCAGATCAAGCGCTCGTTGGCCGACGCCGTCGACCTGCTCACCATCAGCGTCGAGGCCGGGCTCGGCTTCGACGCCGCCGTCCAGCAGGTCGCCCGCAACACCGACGGCCCGGTGGCCGAGGAGTTCTCCCGGGTGCTGCGCGAGATGCAGCTCGGCATGAGCCGGTCCGAGGCGCTCAAGGCGATGGGTGCGCGGAGCAACGTCGATGACCTCCACACCTTCGTCGGCTCCATGGTGCAGGCCGACGCCTTCGGCATCCCGATCAGCCAGGTGCTCCGGGTCCAGTCGAGCGAGATCCGGGTCAAGCGCCGGCAGTACGCCGAGGCGAAGGCCCAGCAGGTCCCGGTCAAGATCATGATCCCGCTGATCCTCTTCATCCTGCCCTGCCTGTTCATCGTCGTGATGGGCCCTGCGGTGCTCAACGCCCTCGACGCGTTCAACGGCAAGTGA
- a CDS encoding sensor histidine kinase: protein MPSSQTYAVVGAARLFALLAIGGPIVWFHQEQGLLALAAVGGLWIYQAVTATRRELQLSLSPMTEAAAIGVVCALGMENSPVILAALVVPPLYATAISGVRTMVRTVLVELIAVVALSLMWWEEITSDQAVAIFTWVMAGLGLSLIAAVTFSSDRVPDPVAPYRDAQEHLKQLIGLAGSLSSGLDVGSLGGELLSEVSDGIPNRALVLYVPRGDALASVASTVELEPADAVATETLAGDVRMQEEGTHRPVEIGEGFAFRVSDQAIVAGLRPAGSDTTRPLPLTAVADDLADTAVKLDAALLFAQFRDAATADERNRLAREMHDGVAQDIASLGYIIDALAARPADEQQAKALTMLRERVSKVVSEVRQSVMNLRTSIGESESLGAAISNVARHLSESSGIPIRVRLDEQPTRLRPEVEAELFRIAQEAMNNAVKHARATSIDVRCQVYAPEAVITVTDDGVGLQAARSDSHGLKIMRERARLIGAELVVRDNASRGLTVAVALKIPRSALADGVASPILTEQR, encoded by the coding sequence ATGCCGAGCAGCCAGACCTATGCGGTGGTGGGCGCGGCGCGCCTCTTCGCGCTGCTGGCCATCGGCGGGCCGATCGTGTGGTTCCACCAGGAGCAGGGCCTGCTCGCCCTGGCCGCCGTGGGCGGACTCTGGATCTACCAGGCGGTGACCGCGACACGCCGCGAGCTTCAGCTCTCGCTGAGCCCGATGACCGAAGCCGCCGCGATCGGCGTCGTCTGCGCGCTCGGCATGGAGAACTCCCCCGTCATCCTGGCCGCGCTCGTCGTGCCGCCTCTCTACGCCACCGCGATCTCCGGCGTGCGCACCATGGTCCGGACCGTCCTGGTCGAGCTGATCGCCGTGGTGGCGCTCAGCCTCATGTGGTGGGAGGAGATCACCTCCGACCAGGCCGTGGCGATCTTCACGTGGGTCATGGCCGGCCTGGGGCTCAGCCTGATCGCCGCGGTGACCTTCTCCTCCGACCGGGTCCCCGACCCGGTGGCGCCCTACCGCGACGCGCAGGAGCACCTCAAGCAGCTGATCGGCCTGGCCGGCAGCCTCAGCTCGGGGCTCGACGTGGGCTCCCTCGGCGGCGAGCTGCTCAGCGAGGTCAGCGACGGCATCCCCAACCGCGCCCTCGTGCTGTACGTCCCGCGCGGCGACGCCCTCGCCTCGGTCGCCTCGACCGTGGAGCTCGAGCCGGCCGACGCCGTGGCGACCGAGACCCTCGCCGGCGACGTCCGGATGCAGGAGGAGGGCACCCACCGCCCGGTCGAGATCGGCGAGGGCTTCGCGTTCCGGGTCAGCGACCAGGCCATCGTGGCCGGCCTCCGCCCGGCCGGGTCCGACACCACCCGCCCGCTCCCCCTGACGGCGGTGGCCGACGACCTCGCCGACACCGCGGTCAAGCTCGACGCCGCACTGCTGTTCGCCCAGTTCCGCGACGCCGCGACCGCCGACGAGCGCAACCGGCTCGCCCGCGAGATGCACGACGGCGTCGCCCAGGACATCGCCTCGCTCGGCTACATCATCGACGCCCTCGCCGCCCGCCCGGCCGACGAGCAGCAGGCCAAGGCGCTCACCATGCTGCGCGAGCGGGTCTCGAAGGTCGTCTCCGAGGTACGCCAGTCGGTGATGAACCTGCGCACCAGCATCGGCGAGAGCGAGAGCCTCGGCGCCGCGATCAGCAATGTCGCGCGCCACCTCTCGGAGTCCTCCGGCATCCCGATCCGGGTGCGCCTCGACGAGCAGCCGACCCGGCTGCGGCCCGAGGTGGAGGCCGAGCTGTTCCGGATCGCCCAGGAGGCGATGAACAACGCGGTCAAGCACGCCCGGGCCACCTCGATCGACGTGCGCTGCCAGGTCTACGCGCCCGAGGCCGTCATCACGGTCACCGACGACGGCGTGGGCCTGCAGGCGGCCCGCTCGGACTCCCACGGCCTGAAGATCATGCGCGAACGTGCCAGACTGATCGGGGCGGAGCTCGTGGTCCGCGACAATGCCAGCCGCGGCCTCACCGTCGCGGTCGCCCTCAAGATCCCCCGGAGCGCGCTCGCCGACGGCGTCGCCTCCCCGATCCTCACGGAGCAGCGATGA
- a CDS encoding response regulator: protein MSDSTTVLLIDDHELIRDGLGAVIDLEPDLSVVATAGSVSEGIQRYREVAPDVVITDLQMQDGTGLDIVRTLRKESDQVGLIVLTMHSGDEQIFAAMQAGASGFVGKDAPSTEVIKAARHAAVSPKAFVCAGLVGAMMRRQSAESTALTEREHDVLLLLAEGLNAAAIGQRLYLSESTTKSHIARIYQKLGAANRAQALVTAMRIGLLSTVQPSAR, encoded by the coding sequence ATGAGCGACTCGACCACCGTCCTCCTGATCGACGACCACGAGCTGATCCGCGACGGCCTGGGCGCCGTGATCGACCTGGAGCCGGACCTCAGCGTGGTCGCGACCGCCGGTTCGGTGAGCGAGGGCATCCAGCGCTACCGCGAGGTCGCTCCCGACGTGGTGATCACCGACCTGCAGATGCAGGACGGCACCGGCCTCGACATCGTGCGCACGCTGCGCAAGGAGAGCGACCAGGTCGGGCTGATCGTGCTGACCATGCACTCCGGCGACGAGCAGATCTTCGCGGCGATGCAGGCCGGCGCCTCCGGCTTCGTCGGCAAGGACGCCCCGTCCACCGAGGTGATCAAGGCGGCCCGGCACGCCGCGGTCTCTCCCAAGGCCTTCGTGTGCGCCGGTCTCGTCGGGGCCATGATGCGCCGCCAGTCCGCCGAGTCGACGGCGCTCACCGAGCGCGAGCACGACGTCCTGCTGCTGCTGGCCGAGGGCCTGAACGCCGCCGCGATCGGCCAGCGGCTCTATCTCTCGGAGTCGACGACCAAGTCCCACATCGCCCGGATCTACCAGAAGCTGGGCGCCGCCAACCGGGCCCAGGCGCTGGTGACCGCGATGCGGATCGGGCTGCTCTCGACCGTGCAGCCCTCGGCCCGCTGA
- a CDS encoding Flp family type IVb pilin, with protein sequence MIQYLNILLNARLAKMEERGATAVEYGLLVALIAAVIIGAVVILGGKLNTAFEDVNSELSGAATGS encoded by the coding sequence ATGATCCAGTACCTCAACATCCTGCTCAACGCCCGCCTCGCCAAGATGGAGGAGCGCGGCGCGACGGCCGTCGAGTACGGCCTGCTCGTCGCCCTCATCGCGGCCGTCATCATCGGCGCGGTCGTCATCCTGGGCGGCAAGCTCAACACCGCCTTCGAGGACGTCAACAGCGAGCTTTCGGGCGCGGCCACCGGTAGCTGA
- a CDS encoding Flp family type IVb pilin has translation MTPSSAIEQRGASAVEYALLVALLATVIVFAVVLFGGGVSTLFENTNASFDSAISP, from the coding sequence ATGACCCCATCGAGCGCGATCGAGCAACGCGGCGCATCCGCGGTCGAGTACGCCCTCCTCGTGGCGCTGCTCGCCACGGTGATCGTGTTCGCGGTGGTGCTCTTCGGCGGCGGCGTCTCCACCCTGTTCGAGAACACCAACGCCAGCTTCGACAGCGCGATCAGTCCGTAG